In a single window of the Candidatus Bathyarchaeia archaeon genome:
- the albA gene encoding DNA-binding protein Alba, which yields MRESNAVLIGRKPAMNYVLACITLFHGNAPEIKVKARGMAISRAVDVVEICRRRFLPEVKVKSIDIGTQQLPPRLGEEGRGPSNVSTIEITLTR from the coding sequence ATGCGTGAAAGCAACGCCGTTTTGATCGGGCGAAAGCCTGCAATGAACTACGTTCTAGCATGCATAACCCTCTTCCATGGCAATGCACCAGAAATAAAAGTTAAAGCTAGAGGAATGGCAATAAGCCGAGCGGTTGACGTCGTCGAAATATGCAGACGCAGATTCTTGCCTGAAGTCAAGGTGAAGAGCATAGATATTGGCACGCAGCAGTTGCCACCACGACTAGGCGAAGAGGGCCGCGGACCATCAAACGTGAGCACGATTGAAATCACGTTGACGAGGTAA
- a CDS encoding DUF255 domain-containing protein: MSETKVHWLPWSKEAFERAKTLDKPILLDISAVWCHWCHVMDQTTYSDPEVAKLVEEQTVPIRVDNDQRPDINKRYNMGGWPTTAFLTPDGAVITGGTYIPPQQMKQLLQSISQYYKESKQKIKVELKQTEMQELMSQPSTLVLDQEFYQSVIDNVLLEVTSNFDRVYGGFGASPKFPHTDALAFALLEHLIQGHRGLLNVVTKTLQKMSAGGVYDQVEGGFFRYSTTMDWSIPHYEKMCEDNAKLLINYLETYQVTGNVGFRHTAQDIINYVETCLADREHGGFYGSQDADEEYYQMSLTERRKRTPPKVDKTLYTNWNALMASAYLQASVTLENIAYQNSALQTIDLLLHKGFSTKKGMYHYYSAGQGHVLGLLTDQAQTLKCLVDAYQTTANKEYLKHAEGIAQFMLTNLSNKAGGFYDRPETAETLGTLQQPVISLDENCLAVDAFLRLGYLTGSEKYLEAAKKTLNFFSSTIQSYGIMAAGYGLAVELFLRPLQIHIVGSKGDSLTKQLQRESLKAYNPLKTIEVIDPIIDTTRLASFKYPTAETPRAYVCYQGTCTLSENARELAVAITPKR; this comes from the coding sequence GTGAGCGAAACTAAGGTTCACTGGCTTCCATGGAGCAAGGAAGCTTTTGAGAGAGCAAAGACACTGGACAAGCCTATTCTTCTAGACATAAGCGCGGTTTGGTGCCATTGGTGTCATGTTATGGATCAGACAACGTACTCTGACCCTGAAGTCGCCAAACTTGTCGAGGAACAAACCGTGCCCATAAGAGTGGACAATGACCAGCGACCAGACATTAACAAGCGCTACAATATGGGCGGCTGGCCCACTACAGCCTTCTTGACACCAGACGGCGCAGTCATTACTGGCGGCACGTACATACCGCCGCAGCAGATGAAGCAGCTCCTCCAAAGCATAAGTCAATACTACAAAGAAAGCAAACAGAAAATCAAAGTCGAGCTAAAACAAACAGAAATGCAGGAGTTGATGTCTCAACCTTCAACCCTTGTTCTGGATCAGGAGTTCTATCAATCTGTCATCGACAATGTCCTTTTGGAAGTTACCTCAAACTTTGATCGAGTTTACGGAGGTTTCGGCGCCTCACCAAAGTTTCCCCACACTGACGCCTTAGCATTCGCGCTTCTGGAGCACTTGATTCAGGGACATCGGGGCTTGTTGAACGTGGTTACCAAAACGTTGCAGAAGATGAGTGCAGGCGGCGTCTACGATCAAGTGGAGGGAGGCTTCTTCCGCTACTCAACCACAATGGACTGGAGCATACCGCACTACGAAAAAATGTGTGAAGACAACGCCAAACTGCTCATCAACTACCTAGAGACCTATCAAGTCACTGGAAACGTAGGCTTCAGGCACACAGCACAGGACATAATAAACTACGTTGAAACTTGCTTGGCCGACCGCGAGCACGGGGGATTCTACGGTAGCCAAGACGCCGACGAAGAATACTACCAAATGAGCTTGACTGAACGCAGGAAAAGAACACCTCCCAAAGTGGACAAAACCCTGTACACAAACTGGAACGCCCTCATGGCGTCAGCTTACTTGCAAGCCTCAGTAACGCTTGAAAACATTGCCTATCAGAACTCAGCCCTTCAAACAATCGACCTCTTGCTTCACAAAGGGTTCAGCACAAAGAAAGGAATGTACCATTACTATTCCGCTGGTCAAGGACATGTTCTAGGCTTGCTCACGGACCAAGCGCAGACGCTAAAGTGCCTTGTAGACGCCTACCAGACTACAGCAAACAAAGAATACTTAAAACACGCAGAAGGCATCGCCCAGTTCATGTTGACTAACTTATCGAACAAGGCTGGCGGGTTCTACGATAGACCCGAGACAGCTGAAACCCTCGGAACCCTACAGCAGCCAGTCATATCGCTTGATGAAAACTGCCTAGCCGTCGACGCCTTTCTGCGACTCGGCTACCTAACAGGCAGCGAGAAGTACCTTGAAGCAGCAAAGAAAACACTGAATTTTTTCTCTTCAACAATCCAAAGTTACGGTATCATGGCTGCAGGCTATGGTTTAGCCGTTGAGCTCTTTCTTCGCCCCTTGCAGATCCACATCGTTGGCTCAAAAGGTGACTCCTTAACGAAGCAACTTCAACGTGAAAGCCTTAAAGCGTACAACCCCTTGAAAACCATCGAAGTCATCGACCCAATCATCGACACAACGAGGCTAGCAAGTTTCAAATATCCAACTGCCGAAACTCCCCGCGCCTACGTCTGCTATCAAGGAACTTGCACCCTATCGGAGAACGCACGGGAGCTGGCTGTGGCAATTACACCAAAGCGCTAA
- a CDS encoding Nre family DNA repair protein, with the protein MPKPSSEQRNRWLLDLLGTSNGTVSGGNPEHPVVQSVAWGKGLCVACKGGKFLCGKTGCPLLVRAKYYLKTVPLISGLDVDGASPPSVFIGRIGYPYVYAGPMVPPVHEDTSLYDLPEFWFGKSMDEIVGFRSMLVRGMHRVNVWQFEEAGRIMDQTRELALSVDSVDVELALAKPPRRSLIMDDDVQPFGPSAPIRDLQVGNARWDNHIEKAYYDTDLKAVDAVRTLYSNDVLVTKIQRAFSVGAFGLEKNRRLVPTRWSITAVDDILSKGLMAKVKTYPEINEYRVYESRYLDNIFEVLMLPQAWSYEAMEAWYPGTIWNPSGQNVVIYSDWESNEGRTTYAGIGGCYYAARLAVCELLEKERRQATAIVLREAHPGYIMPVGVWQVRENVRNAMRQTPFKFKTLDEALGRISQQFQIPLSRWIHYSRLLQDALYQKRLTEYFKFT; encoded by the coding sequence TTGCCTAAGCCTTCTTCTGAGCAGAGGAATCGCTGGTTACTTGACCTTCTCGGCACCAGCAACGGCACTGTCTCCGGCGGCAATCCAGAGCACCCTGTCGTGCAATCAGTGGCTTGGGGGAAAGGCTTGTGTGTAGCCTGCAAGGGCGGCAAGTTTCTCTGCGGAAAGACTGGTTGCCCATTACTGGTTCGAGCCAAATACTACTTGAAAACCGTTCCGCTTATCAGCGGTTTAGATGTGGACGGCGCTTCTCCTCCAAGCGTTTTCATTGGCAGAATCGGCTATCCATACGTTTATGCTGGCCCCATGGTTCCACCTGTGCATGAAGACACAAGCCTCTACGATTTGCCAGAGTTCTGGTTTGGGAAATCCATGGATGAAATCGTGGGTTTTCGCTCCATGCTTGTCCGAGGCATGCATCGCGTTAACGTGTGGCAGTTTGAGGAAGCTGGTAGAATCATGGATCAGACCCGGGAACTCGCCTTGTCTGTGGATTCGGTTGATGTGGAGTTAGCTTTGGCTAAGCCGCCGCGTCGCAGTCTGATTATGGATGATGACGTGCAGCCTTTTGGTCCCTCAGCGCCTATCAGAGACCTGCAAGTTGGCAACGCTCGGTGGGATAATCATATTGAAAAGGCATACTATGACACAGACCTGAAGGCGGTGGACGCGGTTCGAACACTGTACTCTAATGATGTCTTGGTGACCAAGATTCAGCGGGCGTTCAGCGTCGGCGCGTTTGGACTTGAGAAAAACAGGCGGTTGGTGCCGACGCGTTGGAGCATCACAGCAGTTGATGACATATTGTCTAAAGGTTTGATGGCTAAAGTCAAGACGTATCCCGAAATCAATGAGTATCGCGTTTACGAGTCGCGTTATCTGGACAATATTTTTGAGGTTTTGATGCTGCCTCAAGCCTGGAGTTACGAAGCCATGGAAGCTTGGTATCCCGGCACCATCTGGAATCCCAGTGGACAAAACGTGGTCATATATTCTGATTGGGAAAGTAACGAAGGGCGAACAACGTATGCGGGTATAGGCGGATGCTACTACGCTGCACGACTGGCTGTCTGCGAGCTACTCGAGAAAGAGAGGCGACAGGCAACTGCCATAGTCTTAAGGGAGGCGCATCCCGGCTATATCATGCCTGTTGGAGTTTGGCAGGTGAGAGAGAACGTGCGCAACGCCATGCGGCAGACGCCCTTCAAGTTCAAGACTTTGGATGAAGCTCTAGGACGCATCTCACAGCAGTTTCAGATTCCACTTTCAAGATGGATACATTACAGTCGGCTGCTGCAAGACGCTTTGTATCAGAAGAGACTTACAGAGTACTTCAAGTTCACATAG
- a CDS encoding UPF0175 family protein, with amino-acid sequence MKEELTTVSARIQKSQAEEIKRLASKKGTDKSTVIRELLATAIQNEKIEDALHRVQTKKITVWKAAETAGVTYREMLELLKTHNIPFPLSEQELRREIEEITGTTATSKRHQ; translated from the coding sequence ATGAAAGAAGAATTGACAACAGTTTCTGCACGCATCCAGAAATCTCAAGCAGAAGAAATCAAACGCCTCGCCTCAAAAAAAGGAACAGACAAATCCACTGTCATACGCGAACTCCTCGCCACAGCCATCCAAAACGAGAAAATCGAAGACGCATTACACAGGGTCCAAACCAAAAAAATCACAGTGTGGAAAGCAGCCGAGACAGCTGGAGTAACATACAGAGAAATGCTAGAACTCCTAAAAACCCACAACATACCATTCCCGCTTTCAGAACAAGAACTGAGACGAGAAATTGAAGAAATCACAGGCACAACAGCAACAAGCAAACGCCATCAGTAA
- the nucS gene encoding endonuclease NucS, whose translation MSTSHRQPLKALINPTVHESVSLIKQAFSKHQGVLIIGNCTVDYRGRASSQLTLGERLIILKQDGSVLVHRPVGYEPVNWQPPGCLFHVNAVGNNMHVSAVRRQPTESVKISFDSIYLLATLSLSDTGNFTLHASEEDMQEAVLLTPSLIEEGLKPIAYEKKIQPGFVDVYCEDKIGKLVVIEIKRKTAGKEAALQLAKYVGAVKNTVNKQVRGVLAAPSLGKGVQRLLTTLGLEFKALDPKKCAQILTKPENRRLQEFLT comes from the coding sequence GTGTCAACTTCTCATCGCCAACCCTTGAAAGCATTAATCAACCCCACCGTGCACGAAAGCGTCTCACTCATTAAGCAAGCATTCTCCAAACATCAAGGCGTCCTCATCATAGGCAACTGCACAGTTGATTACCGCGGACGCGCCAGCTCCCAACTCACACTTGGCGAACGCCTCATAATCCTCAAACAAGACGGCTCCGTCCTAGTCCACAGACCAGTCGGATACGAACCCGTCAACTGGCAACCCCCCGGCTGCCTCTTCCACGTAAACGCCGTAGGAAACAACATGCACGTTAGCGCGGTTAGACGGCAACCCACAGAATCCGTTAAGATCTCCTTCGACAGCATCTACCTCCTTGCAACGCTGAGCCTAAGCGACACCGGCAACTTCACACTCCACGCCAGCGAAGAAGACATGCAGGAAGCCGTTTTACTCACGCCATCACTCATCGAAGAAGGATTGAAGCCCATCGCCTACGAGAAGAAGATCCAACCCGGATTCGTAGACGTCTACTGCGAAGACAAAATAGGAAAACTCGTAGTCATCGAAATCAAACGAAAAACCGCGGGCAAAGAAGCAGCACTTCAACTAGCCAAGTACGTGGGCGCAGTGAAAAACACCGTGAACAAACAGGTCAGAGGCGTGCTAGCTGCGCCCAGTCTTGGCAAAGGCGTACAACGCCTGCTCACAACACTAGGCTTGGAGTTCAAGGCTTTAGACCCAAAGAAATGTGCCCAAATCTTGACTAAACCTGAAAACAGACGGCTACAGGAATTCCTCACGTAG
- a CDS encoding sodium-translocating pyrophosphatase, with the protein MDWLIIAPIGGLASVAVAIYLFFYVNKQDSGTPKMREISDAIKEGALAYLKRQNKTLAVFVIIMAAIVGIFLGYNMALAYMFGSICTAVASFFGMSAAIRTNVRTASAARNGLKQAFPVAFYGGAVMGLSIVGLALLGISLLYYIFRDPQVILGFSFGASAFALFAKAGGGIYTKTADVGADLVGKVEIGIPEDDPRNPAVIADNVGDNVGDVAGMGADLIDSYIASIIAAMILGAATLTEVAYVTLPLLIAAGGTLASIMGMAFIKVVKRDNPGAALNRGTFLTCFIFAILAFIIIYFQGLGDKGWGIFFATISGLVAGVVIGLTTDFFTSIDRMPVMKTAEASKTGPAITILTGFSYGVISIVPPIIGISAAIMASWYVAGLYGVPNVYGVAIAAVGMLSIVGMIISADAYGPIVDNAKGIAEQSGLKKEVIEAADRLDAAGNTAKAITKGFAIGAAALTVLALFVAYAELVGIQSLNLIDPKVVVGIFIGAMMPPLLSALLILAVGKNAFRMVEEVRRQFKEIPGLMEGKAKPDYAKCVDIAAKGALKELVLPCVLAIVAPIAVGFVLGKEALGGFLAGSIVTGIIFALFMANSGGTWDNAKKYIEAGGFGGEGSEAHKAAVIGDTVGDPFKDTAGPSLNTMITVMTLVATVFAPLIASYAL; encoded by the coding sequence ATGGACTGGTTGATTATCGCGCCTATCGGAGGCTTAGCTTCAGTCGCCGTCGCAATCTACCTGTTCTTCTATGTGAATAAACAGGACAGCGGAACTCCTAAGATGAGGGAAATCTCTGACGCAATAAAAGAAGGCGCACTAGCCTATCTCAAAAGGCAGAACAAGACTCTAGCAGTGTTCGTTATAATAATGGCTGCAATCGTCGGGATTTTCCTGGGCTACAACATGGCATTAGCCTACATGTTTGGCTCGATCTGCACGGCCGTGGCCAGTTTCTTCGGCATGTCCGCAGCAATCAGAACAAATGTTAGAACGGCTAGCGCTGCCAGAAATGGTTTGAAGCAAGCGTTTCCTGTTGCTTTCTACGGCGGAGCAGTAATGGGGCTTTCCATCGTGGGTTTAGCCCTTTTAGGGATAAGCCTGCTATATTACATTTTCAGGGACCCACAAGTCATTCTGGGCTTCAGTTTTGGCGCAAGCGCGTTCGCCTTGTTCGCCAAGGCTGGGGGAGGAATCTACACCAAAACTGCCGATGTCGGAGCCGATCTTGTAGGCAAGGTTGAAATCGGCATACCTGAAGATGATCCGCGAAACCCAGCTGTAATCGCTGATAACGTGGGCGACAATGTTGGTGACGTGGCCGGCATGGGCGCTGACCTAATTGACTCATACATTGCTAGTATCATAGCCGCTATGATACTTGGCGCAGCCACACTTACAGAAGTAGCCTACGTTACTCTACCGCTTCTAATTGCAGCGGGCGGAACACTTGCTTCTATAATGGGGATGGCTTTCATCAAAGTAGTGAAAAGAGACAATCCTGGAGCAGCTTTGAACCGGGGGACCTTCCTCACATGCTTCATATTTGCCATCTTAGCTTTCATCATAATCTACTTTCAGGGACTGGGCGACAAAGGATGGGGAATATTCTTCGCGACGATTTCGGGTCTGGTGGCAGGTGTGGTAATCGGTCTCACAACCGACTTCTTTACGTCGATCGACCGGATGCCAGTTATGAAGACTGCTGAGGCTTCTAAGACGGGTCCGGCGATAACTATACTGACAGGTTTCTCTTACGGTGTAATCAGTATAGTCCCGCCTATTATTGGAATAAGTGCTGCAATCATGGCTTCCTGGTACGTCGCTGGACTATACGGAGTGCCAAACGTTTACGGCGTTGCCATCGCAGCTGTGGGTATGCTCTCTATAGTTGGAATGATAATCTCAGCAGACGCCTACGGACCAATCGTCGACAATGCCAAAGGAATCGCTGAGCAATCAGGTCTAAAGAAGGAAGTTATCGAGGCTGCTGATAGGCTTGACGCAGCTGGAAATACTGCTAAGGCTATAACAAAAGGTTTCGCGATTGGCGCCGCAGCCCTGACCGTTCTTGCGCTATTTGTCGCGTATGCCGAGCTCGTAGGGATTCAGTCACTTAACCTGATTGATCCGAAAGTTGTGGTGGGCATTTTCATCGGAGCCATGATGCCGCCTTTGCTCTCAGCTCTGTTGATACTTGCTGTGGGAAAGAACGCCTTTCGAATGGTCGAGGAGGTTCGTAGGCAGTTTAAGGAAATCCCGGGTCTGATGGAAGGGAAGGCTAAGCCCGATTATGCAAAATGCGTTGACATCGCAGCTAAGGGCGCTCTCAAAGAGCTTGTTCTGCCCTGTGTCTTAGCCATCGTTGCTCCTATAGCGGTTGGCTTCGTTTTGGGCAAAGAAGCGTTGGGGGGTTTCCTCGCTGGCAGCATAGTCACTGGCATAATCTTCGCGTTGTTTATGGCAAACTCGGGTGGCACGTGGGACAACGCTAAGAAGTACATTGAAGCAGGCGGATTCGGCGGTGAAGGCTCAGAGGCTCACAAAGCTGCAGTCATAGGTGACACCGTGGGCGATCCATTCAAGGATACTGCTGGGCCGTCTCTCAACACAATGATTACGGTTATGACCCTAGTCGCTACTGTGTTCGCTCCATTAATAGCGTCATACGCTCTGTGA
- a CDS encoding nucleotidyltransferase domain-containing protein, with translation MSKEGKLRQMQALAAKQCEESMKEKHAIGVFLFGSLASGDIHKESDIDLAVVYNTVAADIQVGKEERKVDGFRLEVWRYPIKPFINTFEDEKLRDKADTWMWTGLWIEAMQNGVILADPTRRLADWKAKAKQWKWRQSEIKPAVKQAENNVNAAQRYLTKQDAFSSLICLREAATCLSAAYVMKHGLIPSFRPKDLSQKLSLLRNAEKQLSTVYEFVNDAADLDYNLVEGLYVRLKEFVDTEWGAKRLGPKSELENARSWLNKRNLVGALLSLRYSAFWLGFHILHKRGHKLQAEICNGKNHVNMADNLAKAMESFYTFYRQLHFAEKWDRQRLEAASNQIQELINDQRK, from the coding sequence ATGAGCAAGGAAGGCAAACTGAGGCAGATGCAGGCATTAGCAGCTAAGCAATGCGAGGAGTCGATGAAGGAAAAGCATGCGATCGGCGTTTTCCTGTTTGGCTCGCTGGCTTCAGGCGACATTCATAAGGAAAGCGACATCGACTTGGCTGTTGTCTACAACACGGTTGCCGCTGACATTCAAGTGGGCAAGGAAGAAAGGAAGGTGGACGGTTTCCGCTTGGAGGTTTGGCGCTATCCTATCAAACCATTCATAAACACTTTTGAAGATGAGAAACTCAGGGACAAGGCAGACACGTGGATGTGGACTGGCCTATGGATTGAGGCTATGCAGAACGGGGTCATATTGGCTGATCCCACAAGGAGACTCGCAGATTGGAAGGCGAAGGCGAAACAGTGGAAGTGGCGTCAAAGCGAGATCAAGCCCGCCGTGAAGCAAGCTGAGAACAACGTGAACGCCGCACAACGCTATCTAACCAAACAAGATGCGTTCAGCTCGCTGATCTGCCTGCGAGAAGCCGCAACGTGCCTATCCGCTGCCTACGTCATGAAGCACGGTCTGATTCCCAGTTTTCGACCGAAAGACCTCAGCCAAAAACTCAGCCTCCTGAGAAACGCGGAAAAGCAGCTTTCAACCGTTTATGAGTTTGTAAATGACGCTGCTGATTTGGACTACAATCTTGTTGAAGGTTTGTATGTTAGACTTAAGGAGTTTGTCGACACGGAATGGGGCGCCAAGCGTCTGGGTCCAAAATCCGAGCTGGAAAACGCCAGAAGCTGGCTGAACAAGAGAAACCTAGTCGGCGCGTTGCTTTCGCTTCGTTACTCTGCTTTTTGGCTGGGCTTTCACATACTTCACAAGCGGGGACACAAGCTGCAAGCGGAAATCTGTAACGGCAAGAATCACGTGAACATGGCTGATAACTTGGCGAAGGCTATGGAATCGTTCTACACGTTTTATAGGCAGCTTCATTTCGCGGAGAAATGGGATAGGCAGCGGCTGGAAGCGGCGTCAAACCAAATTCAAGAATTGATAAACGATCAAAGGAAATGA